Proteins found in one Miscanthus floridulus cultivar M001 chromosome 4, ASM1932011v1, whole genome shotgun sequence genomic segment:
- the LOC136548868 gene encoding uncharacterized protein: MSQEEFGFTGDDGKITLPCDAAVMEYAMCLCQSSTAVERDPPLSVRLPVAVASGAALPSLARVLVPARIPNQQAAACGSLTCCEPCLFQCLLCCIRRLAASCQLEMKEARWHIVVQLEHGVVVTFQDQKDLNNTSLCPTIYRDD, from the exons ATGTCGCAGGAGGAGTTCGGGTTCACGGGCGACGATGGCAAGATCACGCTGCCCTGTGACGCTGCGGTGATGGAGTACGCCATGTGTTTG TGCCAGTCTTCCACCGCTGTTGAGCGCGACCCTCCGCTATCTGTCCGGTTACCGGTGGCAGTGGCCTCGGGTGCGGCGTTGCCCTCGCTCGCGCGTGTGCTGGTCCCGGCCAGGATTCCAAATCAACAAGCAG CTGCTTGTGGGTCGTTGACCTGTTGTGAGCCATGCTTGTTTCAGTGCCTTCTCTGCTGCATTAGAAG GCTTGCAGCAAGTTGCCAACTGGAAATGAAAGAGGCACGATGGCACATTGTGGTTCAGCTGGAGCATGGAGTGGTAGTAACCTTTCAG GATCAGAAGGATCTGAATAACACCTCTCTTTGCCCTACTATCTACAGAGATGATTAA
- the LOC136548869 gene encoding auxin-responsive protein SAUR36-like encodes MPSGVAGKWHEDPMFVGANVELHEGQIQPGKEGEATMISAKRLVQMAKKWQRMAALTRKRLTSMPAKETEASFGTSSTAMASKDHCVMYSADGRRFEVPLAYLGTAVLGELLCMSQEEFGFASNGGKITLPCAAAVMEYAMCLVRRDASEEVVRALLSSMVRPCHTVSVCGVAPSMELKQQLAVCV; translated from the exons ATGCCGAGCGGTGTCGCTGGGAAGTGGCACGAGGACCCCATGTTTGTTGGGGCCAACGTGGAGCTGCATGAGGGCCAG ATTCAGccaggaaaagaaggagaagcaaCCATGATCAGTGCCAAGAGGCTCGTTCAGATGGCAAAGAAGTGGCAGAGAATGGCCGCCTTGACAAGGAAGCGGCTTACCTCGATGCCGGCGAAAGAAACTGAAGCATCCTTCGGAACGTCGTCGACGGCAATGGCCAGCAAGGACCACTGTGTCATGTACTCCGCTGACGGAAGGCGGTTCGAGGTGCCGCTGGCGTACCTCGGCACAGCGGTCCTCGGTGAGCTCCTGTGCATGTCGCAGGAGGAGTTTGGGTTCGCGAGCAACGGTGGCAAGATCACGCTGCCCTGTGCTGCCGCCGTGATGGAGTATGCCATGTGTCTGGTTAGAAGAGACGCTTCTGAGGAGGTTGTGAGGGCGCTCTTGAGCTCCATGGTCAGGCCTTGCCACACTGTCAGTGTCTGTGGCGTGGCACCATCGATGGAGCTCAAGCAGCAGCTAGCCGTATGTGTATAG